From Ptiloglossa arizonensis isolate GNS036 chromosome 14, iyPtiAriz1_principal, whole genome shotgun sequence, the proteins below share one genomic window:
- the Byn gene encoding T-domain transcriptional activator brachyenteron isoform X2, with product MFPVVKIVARGLEPKAMYTLLLEFVQVDPHRWKYVNGEWVPGGKAEVAPPNPIYIHPESPNFGSHWMKEAVSFAKVKLTNKSNGNGQIMLNSLHKYEPRVHLVRVDAVEQRTVLTYRYPETQFIAVTAYQNEEVTNLKIKYNPFAKAFLDAKERPADPQTYPQYTGAWFLPQPSMGYEYNTATAIAAAQNQASVTINNHLSNPCTVSTAGHRNTCRSAPYTLRHKYIQDEQRSDPYNPVQLLHSTAYVAASGWSPRSPESLQNLSPACLPPTQEWPQSPSPSPTSSTHAVFSRSTVGTASPTTATGCTLYVPSNLPSVPQEHGHCTDTSAWIHPSTLSEQQQQQQQSYLNLNLHLHHQMSSYTPVPHTGLHHSLHPNGTDTVPPVDEYVHEYQASPVQSTTPDRHPQHHHPQMLHLQPIQQTGTVSPVSVEYDTPSKEHHIPVSYSDQSADTLNDVQSDENRRYLTTVIDRHHRQESDIAANDHQTTAWTPLTPPPAPQTTAI from the exons atgTTTCCGGTTGTGAAGATTGTCGCGCGGGGATTAGAACCGAAAGCCATGTACACTCTTCTCCTTGAATTCGTCCAAGTGGATCCGCACAG ATGGAAATACGTTAATGGAGAATGGGTCCCAGGTGGAAAAGCGGAAGTCGCTCCACCGAATCCGATTTACATACATCCGGAGAGTCCGAATTTCGGATCCCATTGGATGAAGGAAGCGGTATCGTTCGCCAAAGTGAAGCTGACCAACAAATCGAACGGAAACGGACAAATTATGCTGAACTCGCTGCACAAGTACGAGCCTCGTGTTCATCTAGTTCGCGTGGACGCGGTGGAGCAAAGAACG GTCCTCACGTACCGCTATCCCGAGACACAATTCATAGCGGTGACGGCTTACCAAAACGAGGAAGtgacaaatttgaaaattaagtacaatcctttcgcgaaagcgTTCCTCGATGCTAAGGAGAGACCAGCCGATCCGCAGACTTATCCCCAAT ACACGGGTGCTTGGTTTTTGCCACAGCCCAGTATGGGATACGAGTATAACACCGCTACAGCAATCGCAGCCGCGCAAAATCAAGCATCGGTGACGATCAATAATCATCTATCTAATCCTTGCACCGTTTCTACAGCTGGGCACAGAAATACTTGCAGATCGGCGCCTTACACGCTTAGACACAAGTACATTCAAGACG AACAACGCTCAGATCCGTACAATCCGGTGCAACTCCTGCATTCCACTGCCTATGTAGCAGCATCTGGTTGGTCACCACGGAGTCCAGAATCTCTGCAAAACTTGAGTCCGGCTTGTTTACCGCCTACCCAAGAATGGCCACAATCTCCTTCGCCATCACCGACTTCGTCCACACACGCAGTGTTCAGTAGAAGCACTGTTGGAACCGCATCGCCTACCACGGCCACTGGATGCACTTTGTACGTACCGTCGAATCTACCTTCTGTCCCTCAAGAACACGGACACTGCACCGATACCTCGGCCTGGATTCATCCGTCCACCCTATcggaacaacaacagcagcaacagcagtccTATTTAAACTTGAATCTACATTTACATCATCAGATGTCTTCGTACACTCCGGTTCCGCATACCGGGCTACATCACtctttacatccaaacggcacgGATACGGTTCCTCCGGTTGACGAATACGTTCACGAGTATCAGGCTTCACCTGTGCAATCGACAACACCGGACCGTCATCCGCAACACCATCATCCCCAAATGTTACATCTGCAACCGATACAACAGACTGGAACAGTGTCACCTGTCAGTGTAGAATACGATACACCTTCGAAGGAACATCATATACCGGTTAGTTACTCCGATCAAAGTGCTGATACGTTAAACGACGTTCAATCGGACGAGAATCGAAGATACTTGACAACGGTTATCGATAGACATCACCGACAGGAGTCGGACATTGCGGCCAATGATCATCAGACTACTGCTTGGACACCGTTGACACCACCACCTGCTCCCCAAACTACAGCAATTTGA
- the Byn gene encoding T-domain transcriptional activator brachyenteron isoform X1, giving the protein MQPAATTPGSPARSSCCERERDREGVHEDRERERGSVGRQSRATPENDREEQNDERSQNLGSMTITGSQGLPLSLSLEDRDLWTKFQCLTNEMIVTKNGRRMFPVVKIVARGLEPKAMYTLLLEFVQVDPHRWKYVNGEWVPGGKAEVAPPNPIYIHPESPNFGSHWMKEAVSFAKVKLTNKSNGNGQIMLNSLHKYEPRVHLVRVDAVEQRTVLTYRYPETQFIAVTAYQNEEVTNLKIKYNPFAKAFLDAKERPADPQTYPQYTGAWFLPQPSMGYEYNTATAIAAAQNQASVTINNHLSNPCTVSTAGHRNTCRSAPYTLRHKYIQDEQRSDPYNPVQLLHSTAYVAASGWSPRSPESLQNLSPACLPPTQEWPQSPSPSPTSSTHAVFSRSTVGTASPTTATGCTLYVPSNLPSVPQEHGHCTDTSAWIHPSTLSEQQQQQQQSYLNLNLHLHHQMSSYTPVPHTGLHHSLHPNGTDTVPPVDEYVHEYQASPVQSTTPDRHPQHHHPQMLHLQPIQQTGTVSPVSVEYDTPSKEHHIPVSYSDQSADTLNDVQSDENRRYLTTVIDRHHRQESDIAANDHQTTAWTPLTPPPAPQTTAI; this is encoded by the exons ATGCAGCCGGCGGCTACTACTCCCGGTTCTCCAGCGCGTTCCTCCTGCTGCGAGAGGGAACGGGACAGGGAGGGAGTCCACGAGGACCGTGAACGGGAACGCGGTAGCGTCGGTAGGCAAAGTCGAGCGACCCCGGAGAACGATCGGGAGGAACAGAACGACGAGAGAAGCCAGAATCTCGGCTCGATGACGATCACCGGTAGCCAGGGATTGCCTCTGTCTCTGTCGCTCGAGGACAGGGATCTGTGGACCAAGTTTCAGTGTCTCACCAACGAGATGATCGTCACGAAGAACGGGAG acgaatgTTTCCGGTTGTGAAGATTGTCGCGCGGGGATTAGAACCGAAAGCCATGTACACTCTTCTCCTTGAATTCGTCCAAGTGGATCCGCACAG ATGGAAATACGTTAATGGAGAATGGGTCCCAGGTGGAAAAGCGGAAGTCGCTCCACCGAATCCGATTTACATACATCCGGAGAGTCCGAATTTCGGATCCCATTGGATGAAGGAAGCGGTATCGTTCGCCAAAGTGAAGCTGACCAACAAATCGAACGGAAACGGACAAATTATGCTGAACTCGCTGCACAAGTACGAGCCTCGTGTTCATCTAGTTCGCGTGGACGCGGTGGAGCAAAGAACG GTCCTCACGTACCGCTATCCCGAGACACAATTCATAGCGGTGACGGCTTACCAAAACGAGGAAGtgacaaatttgaaaattaagtacaatcctttcgcgaaagcgTTCCTCGATGCTAAGGAGAGACCAGCCGATCCGCAGACTTATCCCCAAT ACACGGGTGCTTGGTTTTTGCCACAGCCCAGTATGGGATACGAGTATAACACCGCTACAGCAATCGCAGCCGCGCAAAATCAAGCATCGGTGACGATCAATAATCATCTATCTAATCCTTGCACCGTTTCTACAGCTGGGCACAGAAATACTTGCAGATCGGCGCCTTACACGCTTAGACACAAGTACATTCAAGACG AACAACGCTCAGATCCGTACAATCCGGTGCAACTCCTGCATTCCACTGCCTATGTAGCAGCATCTGGTTGGTCACCACGGAGTCCAGAATCTCTGCAAAACTTGAGTCCGGCTTGTTTACCGCCTACCCAAGAATGGCCACAATCTCCTTCGCCATCACCGACTTCGTCCACACACGCAGTGTTCAGTAGAAGCACTGTTGGAACCGCATCGCCTACCACGGCCACTGGATGCACTTTGTACGTACCGTCGAATCTACCTTCTGTCCCTCAAGAACACGGACACTGCACCGATACCTCGGCCTGGATTCATCCGTCCACCCTATcggaacaacaacagcagcaacagcagtccTATTTAAACTTGAATCTACATTTACATCATCAGATGTCTTCGTACACTCCGGTTCCGCATACCGGGCTACATCACtctttacatccaaacggcacgGATACGGTTCCTCCGGTTGACGAATACGTTCACGAGTATCAGGCTTCACCTGTGCAATCGACAACACCGGACCGTCATCCGCAACACCATCATCCCCAAATGTTACATCTGCAACCGATACAACAGACTGGAACAGTGTCACCTGTCAGTGTAGAATACGATACACCTTCGAAGGAACATCATATACCGGTTAGTTACTCCGATCAAAGTGCTGATACGTTAAACGACGTTCAATCGGACGAGAATCGAAGATACTTGACAACGGTTATCGATAGACATCACCGACAGGAGTCGGACATTGCGGCCAATGATCATCAGACTACTGCTTGGACACCGTTGACACCACCACCTGCTCCCCAAACTACAGCAATTTGA
- the LOC143154211 gene encoding uncharacterized protein LOC143154211, which yields MVENTLHPTKTYLSAPIILPFSPRSCGLLGASAAIHRITESGEILSRIIPDDCCWFAQSRCGVSRISDNLVNCSAFLDCAHHARDKEWFCQNNGMVHPSGMQAVLRQRENYEFANERNDGSYIVIGTASNGSVNNLGGVADDEFDNKTSRKQMTPKIEDGGSLKHSNVNTTRKDGNV from the exons atggTCGAGAATACA CTACACCCGACGAAGACCTACCTCTCCGCTCCCATCATCCTTCCCTTCTCGCCGAGATCCTGCGGACTCCTTGGAGCTTCGGCTGCTATTCACAGAATCACGGAAAGTGGAGAGATCCTGTCGCGAATCATTCCCGACGATTGCTGTTGGTTCGCTCAATCGAGATGCGGAGTATCGAGAATTTCGGACAACCTTGtg AATTGCTCTGCATTTTTGGACTGCGCTCATCACGCGAGGGACAAAGAATGGTTCTGTCAGAACAACGGGATGGTTCATCCGTCGGGGATGCAAGCTGTACTTCGTCAAAGAGAAAATTACGAATTTGCGAACGAGCGGAACGACGGAAGCTACATAGTAATAGGCACTGCCAGCAACGGAAGCGTGAATAATCTCGGCGGTGTCGCAGACGATGAATTCGATAACAAAACTAGTAGAAAGCAAATGACCCCGAAGATAGAAGATGGCGGTTCGTTGAAACATTCTAATGTCAATACTACGAGAAAGGACGGGAACGTTTGA